The proteins below come from a single Serpentinimonas raichei genomic window:
- the trxA gene encoding thioredoxin yields MIDVTLANFETEVIAASAQVPVLVDFWAPWCGPCRTLGPLLEKLEVAYQGRFKLVKIDSDQQQQLAAAFGIRSIPTCVLLIDGQPVDGFAGALPESQLRAFLDKHLPDQAPDAAQDAEPEPEDLSDEEHLARLLQRLHAEPGNDDLRFDCVRHLIGAGQFEQAELALAPALAQIPLQLRFEALSHWLNALLFTATDARGQWPLERFDELIAKDKRDFETRMAKTRLLIALGEWPAALDELLEIIARDRRWADELARKTYIGLLELMTPPAPKADPALAGKSAGGIELSGKSSAPTDPQRELVARYRRRLSMALN; encoded by the coding sequence ATGATCGACGTCACCTTAGCCAATTTTGAAACCGAAGTCATCGCCGCCTCGGCGCAAGTGCCGGTGCTGGTGGACTTCTGGGCCCCCTGGTGCGGGCCTTGCCGCACCCTCGGCCCGCTGCTGGAAAAGCTGGAGGTCGCCTACCAGGGCCGCTTCAAACTGGTCAAGATCGACTCCGACCAGCAGCAGCAACTGGCGGCGGCCTTTGGCATCCGCAGCATCCCCACCTGTGTGCTGCTGATCGACGGCCAGCCGGTCGATGGCTTTGCCGGCGCGTTGCCCGAGAGCCAGTTGCGCGCCTTCCTCGACAAACACCTGCCCGACCAAGCCCCCGACGCGGCGCAGGACGCAGAGCCCGAGCCGGAAGATTTGAGCGACGAAGAGCACCTAGCGCGGCTGCTGCAGCGCCTGCACGCCGAGCCCGGCAACGACGATCTGCGCTTCGATTGCGTGCGGCACCTGATCGGGGCGGGCCAGTTCGAGCAGGCCGAGCTGGCGCTGGCCCCGGCGCTGGCGCAAATCCCGCTGCAACTGCGCTTCGAGGCGCTGTCGCACTGGCTCAATGCGCTGCTCTTTACCGCCACCGACGCGCGCGGCCAGTGGCCGCTGGAGCGTTTCGATGAGCTCATTGCCAAAGACAAGCGCGATTTCGAGACCCGCATGGCCAAGACCCGGCTGCTGATTGCGCTGGGCGAGTGGCCGGCGGCGCTCGATGAGCTGCTAGAAATCATAGCCCGCGACCGGCGCTGGGCCGACGAGCTGGCGCGCAAAACCTACATCGGGCTGCTGGAGCTGATGACACCGCCCGCGCCCAAAGCCGACCCGGCGCTGGCGGGCAAGAGCGCCGGCGGCATCGAGTTGTCCGGCAAGAGCAGCGCCCCCACCGACCCGCAGCGCGAGTTGGTGGCGCGCTACCGGCGCCGGCTCAGCATGGCGTTGAACTAA
- a CDS encoding 5-(carboxyamino)imidazole ribonucleotide synthase has translation MSGPGNLAQPLPPLLPGTLGHAGQPCTLGVLGGGQLGRMFVQAAQRLGYACAVLEPESHSPAALACPQHIQTDYADPQGLAQLAQRCDAITTEFENVPAEALHWLAQQRPVAPSAAAVALAQDRIAEKAHFSACAPLSGVGPAPYAVIETEADLHAVPVTLLPGILKTARLGYDGKGQQRVHTPAELQAAWQQLGQVPCVLERLLTLQEELSVLVARGRDGQMVHYPPQRNLHRDGILALTQACPGRLAAGLAERAVAASRLIAAQLGYVGVLCIEFFVIDDGSAEGALVLNEMAPRPHNSGHYTLDACDVSQFDLQVRTLAGLPLVAPRQHSPALMLNLLGELWFDAQGQPRSPDWAAVLALPGAHLHLYGKHEARPGRKMGHLTLTGPTPEQVHATARAAAAILGIAPWP, from the coding sequence ATGAGCGGCCCGGGCAACCTAGCCCAGCCGCTGCCGCCGCTGCTGCCCGGCACCCTGGGCCACGCGGGCCAACCCTGCACCTTGGGTGTGCTGGGCGGCGGGCAGCTCGGGCGCATGTTCGTGCAGGCGGCGCAGCGGCTGGGCTATGCCTGCGCGGTGCTGGAGCCCGAAAGCCACAGCCCAGCGGCACTGGCCTGCCCGCAGCACATCCAGACCGACTACGCCGACCCGCAGGGGCTGGCGCAACTGGCGCAGCGCTGCGACGCCATCACCACCGAGTTTGAAAACGTGCCGGCCGAGGCGCTGCACTGGCTGGCGCAGCAGCGCCCGGTGGCCCCATCCGCCGCTGCGGTGGCGCTGGCGCAAGACCGGATCGCCGAAAAAGCCCACTTCAGCGCCTGCGCCCCCTTGAGCGGCGTCGGCCCAGCCCCTTATGCGGTGATCGAGACCGAGGCCGATCTGCACGCCGTGCCTGTCACGCTGCTGCCTGGCATCCTCAAAACCGCGCGCCTGGGCTACGACGGCAAAGGCCAGCAGCGGGTGCACACGCCCGCCGAACTGCAAGCCGCGTGGCAGCAGCTGGGCCAGGTGCCTTGCGTGCTGGAACGCCTGCTGACGCTCCAAGAGGAGCTGTCGGTGCTGGTGGCGCGCGGCCGCGACGGCCAAATGGTGCACTACCCCCCTCAGCGCAACCTGCACCGCGACGGCATTTTGGCGCTCACCCAAGCCTGCCCCGGCCGGCTGGCGGCAGGTCTGGCAGAGCGCGCCGTGGCCGCCAGCCGCTTGATCGCCGCCCAGCTGGGCTACGTGGGCGTGCTGTGCATCGAGTTTTTTGTGATCGACGACGGCAGCGCCGAGGGCGCGCTGGTGCTCAACGAGATGGCCCCGCGCCCGCACAACAGCGGCCACTACACGCTCGACGCCTGCGATGTATCGCAGTTCGATCTGCAAGTGCGCACCCTGGCCGGGCTGCCGCTGGTGGCCCCACGCCAGCACAGCCCAGCGCTGATGCTCAACCTGCTGGGCGAGCTCTGGTTCGATGCCCAAGGCCAGCCGCGCAGCCCCGACTGGGCCGCCGTGCTGGCGCTGCCCGGCGCGCACCTGCACCTGTACGGCAAGCACGAAGCCCGGCCCGGGCGCAAAATGGGGCACCTGACCCTGACCGGCCCCACCCCGGAGCAAGTGCATGCCACGGCGCGCGCGGCGGCGGCCATCTTGGGCATCGCGCCGTGGCCCTGA
- a CDS encoding L-threonylcarbamoyladenylate synthase, which yields MEPLLQRACAQLQAGRLLALPTETVYGLAADADAPEAVARIFAAKGRPADHPLIVHVGGRQPAQWQAAVAHYASACPDFARRLMAACWPGPLTLILPRRPGVASAAAGGQGSIGLRCPAHPVAQAVLLAAQQVGLRGLAAPSANRFGRLSPTHAEHVADEFAGLLSDEELLILDGGPCPVGIESTIIDCSRGQPVLLRPGVLPLSTLEAAAGQRLAERDAAAPRASGTLSAHYAPRARLRLMPAAEMQAALDLLGPDARHLALYSRSLLRSASRHVRVERMPEQASACAHELFAVLRALDRPETRLIWVETPPDDAAWDGVRDRLQRAAAAGCNTPPSRAAG from the coding sequence CTGGAGCCGCTGCTGCAGCGCGCCTGCGCCCAGTTGCAAGCCGGCCGCTTGCTCGCCTTGCCCACCGAAACCGTCTATGGCCTGGCCGCCGACGCCGATGCGCCCGAGGCGGTGGCGCGCATCTTTGCCGCCAAGGGCCGACCGGCCGACCACCCGTTGATCGTGCACGTGGGGGGCCGCCAGCCCGCGCAGTGGCAAGCGGCGGTGGCGCACTACGCCAGCGCCTGCCCCGACTTTGCCCGGCGCCTGATGGCCGCTTGCTGGCCCGGCCCGCTGACGCTGATCCTGCCGCGCCGCCCCGGTGTGGCCAGCGCCGCCGCCGGTGGGCAAGGCAGCATCGGGCTGCGCTGCCCGGCGCACCCGGTGGCGCAAGCCGTGTTGCTGGCGGCCCAGCAAGTGGGCCTACGCGGCTTGGCGGCCCCGAGCGCCAACCGCTTCGGCCGCCTGAGCCCGACCCACGCCGAGCACGTGGCCGACGAATTTGCCGGGCTGCTCAGCGACGAAGAACTGCTGATCTTGGATGGCGGCCCCTGCCCGGTGGGGATCGAGTCCACCATCATCGACTGCAGCCGCGGCCAGCCGGTGCTGCTGCGCCCCGGCGTGCTGCCCCTGAGCACGCTGGAAGCCGCCGCCGGCCAGCGGCTGGCCGAGCGCGACGCCGCCGCCCCGCGCGCCTCCGGCACCCTGAGCGCCCACTACGCGCCACGGGCCCGGTTGCGCCTGATGCCTGCGGCCGAGATGCAAGCCGCGCTCGACCTGCTCGGCCCCGACGCGCGCCACCTGGCGCTGTACAGCCGCAGCCTGCTGCGCAGCGCCAGCCGCCATGTGCGCGTCGAGCGCATGCCCGAGCAGGCCAGCGCCTGTGCACACGAATTGTTTGCCGTGCTGCGCGCCCTCGACCGCCCCGAAACCCGGCTGATCTGGGTTGAAACCCCGCCCGACGATGCGGCCTGGGACGGCGTGCGCGACCGGCTGCAGCGCGCGGCCGCGGCTGGCTGCAACACGCCTCCGAGTAGAGCCGCAGGTTAG
- a CDS encoding copper chaperone PCu(A)C translates to MRAFIFSLALVCCSLVGTAAAQSPVVTVSEPWVRATVAQQGATGAFMRLSAAQDVRLVEASSPVAGITEIHEMTVVNDVMRMRAVAGLDLPAGRTVELRPGGYHVMLMDLRQPLNAGERVAITLVFEDRAQRRFTQQVEAPVRALGMGAGHGHGGPHGAGGMGAHTPPAGHGGHGMPGAGGHGGPQRP, encoded by the coding sequence ATGCGTGCTTTTATTTTTTCCCTCGCCTTGGTTTGCTGCAGCTTGGTGGGTACCGCCGCCGCGCAAAGCCCGGTGGTCACGGTGAGCGAGCCTTGGGTGCGCGCCACCGTGGCGCAACAGGGCGCGACCGGGGCCTTCATGCGCCTGAGCGCGGCCCAAGATGTGCGGCTGGTGGAAGCCAGCTCCCCCGTGGCCGGCATCACCGAAATCCACGAAATGACCGTGGTCAACGATGTCATGCGCATGCGCGCCGTGGCCGGCCTGGACTTGCCTGCTGGGCGCACGGTGGAGCTGCGACCCGGTGGCTACCACGTGATGTTGATGGACTTGCGCCAGCCGCTGAACGCGGGCGAGCGCGTGGCCATCACGCTGGTGTTTGAAGACCGGGCCCAGCGGCGCTTCACGCAGCAGGTCGAGGCACCCGTGCGGGCGCTGGGCATGGGGGCCGGGCATGGGCATGGCGGGCCGCACGGTGCGGGCGGCATGGGCGCGCACACGCCACCCGCTGGCCATGGCGGCCATGGCATGCCCGGGGCCGGTGGGCACGGCGGGCCGCAGCGCCCCTGA
- a CDS encoding phosphoribosylaminoimidazolesuccinocarboxamide synthase, whose product MSPALHTSTLRSLPLLARGKVRDNYAVGDDRILMLASDRISAFDVVMSQAIPGKGELLTRLSLFWFDYLGRLGLCPNHLTGAEPESVVSAAEQPLVRGRSMLVQRLRPIPVEAVVRGYLAGSGWKEYQANGCVCGVPLPPGLVNAAQLPEPIYTPAAKAAQGEHDENITFEQTVQLIGPELAGQIRRVSIGLYQAAAAYALGKGIIIADTKFEFGLDPAGQLVLMDEVLTPDSSRYWPLEQYRAGANPPSFDKQYLRDWLETASVAGQPWNKAAPPPSLPPEVIAQTAAKYREALQRLLD is encoded by the coding sequence ATGAGCCCCGCCCTGCACACCTCCACCCTCCGATCTTTGCCGCTGCTGGCGCGCGGCAAGGTGCGCGACAACTACGCCGTGGGCGACGACCGCATCCTGATGCTGGCTTCGGACCGCATCAGCGCCTTCGATGTGGTGATGAGCCAAGCCATACCCGGCAAGGGCGAGCTGCTCACGCGCCTGAGCCTGTTTTGGTTCGATTACCTGGGCCGCCTTGGGCTGTGCCCGAACCACCTCACCGGCGCCGAGCCCGAGAGCGTGGTCAGCGCAGCCGAACAGCCGCTGGTGCGCGGCCGCTCGATGCTGGTGCAGCGCCTGCGCCCGATTCCGGTGGAGGCGGTGGTGCGCGGCTACTTGGCCGGCAGCGGCTGGAAGGAATACCAGGCCAATGGCTGCGTCTGCGGCGTGCCCTTGCCACCGGGTTTGGTGAACGCGGCGCAGTTGCCCGAGCCCATTTACACCCCGGCGGCCAAGGCGGCGCAGGGCGAGCACGACGAAAACATCACGTTCGAGCAAACGGTGCAACTGATCGGCCCCGAGCTGGCCGGGCAGATCCGCCGCGTCTCGATCGGCCTGTACCAGGCGGCGGCGGCCTATGCGCTGGGCAAGGGCATCATCATCGCCGACACCAAGTTCGAGTTCGGGCTCGACCCAGCCGGCCAACTGGTGCTGATGGACGAGGTGCTCACCCCCGACAGCTCGCGCTACTGGCCGCTGGAGCAGTACCGCGCCGGGGCCAACCCACCCAGCTTTGACAAGCAGTATCTGCGCGATTGGCTAGAAACCGCCAGCGTGGCCGGCCAACCCTGGAATAAGGCCGCCCCGCCGCCGTCGCTGCCGCCCGAAGTGATCGCGCAAACCGCCGCCAAGTACCGCGAAGCGCTGCAGCGGCTGCTGGACTAA
- a CDS encoding type II toxin-antitoxin system HicB family antitoxin, translated as MKTFTAIVEKCTETGLYVGYVPGFPGAHTQGTSLDELQQNLQEVVSMLLEDGEPVLDAQFVGTQQLAIA; from the coding sequence ATGAAAACCTTTACCGCCATAGTAGAAAAGTGTACCGAAACAGGGCTTTACGTCGGTTACGTGCCCGGGTTCCCGGGTGCGCATACCCAAGGCACCTCACTGGATGAGTTGCAGCAGAACCTCCAAGAGGTTGTCTCCATGCTCTTGGAAGATGGCGAGCCCGTGTTGGATGCACAGTTTGTGGGTACCCAGCAGCTTGCCATCGCCTAA
- a CDS encoding type II toxin-antitoxin system HicA family toxin, whose translation MGSLPVLKPQEVVRHLERLGFAESRQKGSHKQFRHPDGRATTVPFHKGQDVSPVLLRKIAQDINVLVEELLGRL comes from the coding sequence ATGGGCAGTCTGCCCGTTTTGAAGCCGCAGGAAGTGGTTCGCCATCTCGAACGCTTGGGTTTCGCTGAGTCTAGGCAGAAGGGCTCGCACAAGCAGTTCCGCCATCCCGACGGTCGTGCAACAACCGTCCCGTTTCACAAGGGCCAAGATGTTTCACCCGTCTTGCTGCGCAAAATTGCGCAAGACATCAACGTATTGGTCGAAGAGTTGCTGGGTCGGCTATAG
- the purE gene encoding 5-(carboxyamino)imidazole ribonucleotide mutase, producing the protein MNATVQIGVVMGSSSDWDTMRHAVEILQQLGVPHEARVLSAHRMPDDMFAYADSAAGRGLQAIIAGAGGAAHLPGMLAAKTTLPVLGVPVAGKALGGVDSLHSIVQMPKGIPVATFAIGAAGAANAALFAVAMLALHDAALLQRLQAFRSAQTEAARAMTLPPQPQP; encoded by the coding sequence ATGAATGCGACAGTGCAAATCGGCGTGGTGATGGGTTCCAGCTCCGACTGGGACACGATGCGCCATGCGGTCGAAATTTTGCAGCAATTGGGTGTGCCGCACGAGGCGCGCGTGCTCTCGGCGCACCGCATGCCCGACGATATGTTTGCCTACGCCGACAGCGCGGCCGGGCGCGGCCTGCAAGCCATCATCGCCGGGGCCGGGGGTGCCGCACACCTGCCGGGCATGCTGGCGGCCAAGACCACGCTGCCGGTGCTCGGGGTGCCGGTGGCGGGCAAGGCGCTGGGCGGGGTGGATTCGCTGCACAGCATTGTGCAGATGCCCAAGGGCATACCGGTGGCCACCTTTGCCATTGGGGCCGCCGGGGCCGCCAACGCGGCGCTGTTTGCCGTGGCCATGCTGGCGCTGCACGACGCGGCGCTGCTGCAGCGCCTGCAAGCCTTTCGCAGCGCCCAAACCGAGGCCGCCCGCGCCATGACGCTGCCACCGCAGCCCCAGCCATGA